The Chlamydiota bacterium genome has a segment encoding these proteins:
- the rnhB gene encoding Ribonuclease HII, giving the protein MLSDLEKSLYNQDYLAICGFDEVGIGPLAGPVVAACCIVPPKTHLKDIDDSKKLTSQQREQFFQKLQNNPNIAFGIGIIEPEMIDEINIHRAALLAMQHALEDMPLKPDYALIDGKFAPRLEIPHQVIIKGDGLITCIKAASIIAKVTRDAILKEYHKLYPQYSFNNHKGYGTKKHLLALQKHGPCPIHRRSYLPVKETHNLTALLSNI; this is encoded by the coding sequence ATGCTCTCTGATCTTGAAAAATCGCTCTACAACCAAGACTACCTAGCAATTTGCGGTTTTGATGAAGTGGGCATTGGCCCTCTAGCTGGCCCTGTTGTCGCAGCTTGCTGCATTGTACCTCCAAAAACACATCTCAAAGATATTGATGACAGCAAAAAGCTCACTTCCCAACAAAGAGAGCAATTTTTCCAAAAACTGCAAAATAATCCCAATATTGCCTTTGGCATTGGCATTATTGAGCCAGAAATGATCGATGAAATCAACATCCATAGAGCAGCACTTCTGGCTATGCAGCACGCTTTGGAGGATATGCCTCTAAAACCCGATTATGCTCTCATTGACGGCAAATTCGCCCCTCGCTTAGAAATCCCCCACCAAGTGATCATCAAAGGCGATGGACTCATTACTTGTATCAAAGCCGCCTCTATCATTGCCAAGGTGACAAGAGATGCTATTTTAAAGGAATACCATAAGCTCTATCCGCAGTATAGCTTTAATAATCACAAAGGCTATGGCACAAAAAAGCACCTCTTAGCGCTCCAAAAACACGGTCCTTGCCCCATTCATCGCCGAAGTTATCTCCCCGTTAAAGAAACCCACAATCTAA
- the rplS gene encoding 50S ribosomal protein L19, which produces TVSKHVLIEELEKSQMKQEILPFKIGDTIKVSFKIIEGSKERIQDFEGTVIARKGSGLNETVSLHRVAYKMGMEKTFLLHSPKVVKIKVMRQGRVRRAKLYYLRGSYGKKSKVRALVE; this is translated from the coding sequence ACCGTGTCAAAACATGTCCTTATTGAAGAATTAGAAAAATCTCAAATGAAACAAGAGATTCTTCCCTTTAAAATTGGAGATACTATTAAAGTTTCTTTTAAAATTATTGAAGGAAGCAAAGAAAGGATCCAAGATTTTGAAGGCACCGTGATTGCACGCAAAGGCTCTGGCCTTAATGAGACTGTCAGCTTGCATCGTGTTGCTTACAAAATGGGAATGGAAAAAACCTTTTTACTTCACAGCCCAAAAGTGGTCAAAATCAAGGTCATGCGTCAAGGAAGAGTGCGCAGAGCCAAATTGTATTACTTGCGTGGCTCTTATGGCAAAAAATCCAAAGTCCGTGCGTTAGTGGAATAA